The Agrobacterium vitis genome has a segment encoding these proteins:
- the yacG gene encoding DNA gyrase inhibitor YacG, with protein MSDEPEHTAKVEPLRKPLPCPECGHPSHREHYPFCSDRCRTQDLSRWLKGSYAIPVAEDESNPDDDGRF; from the coding sequence ATGAGTGACGAACCAGAACATACTGCCAAGGTAGAACCCTTGCGCAAACCCCTGCCCTGCCCGGAATGCGGCCATCCATCCCACCGCGAACACTACCCCTTCTGCTCCGACCGCTGCCGCACGCAGGATCTGTCGCGCTGGCTGAAAGGCTCCTATGCTATTCCCGTGGCCGAAGACGAATCCAACCCGGATGACGACGGTCGATTTTGA
- a CDS encoding NAD-dependent epimerase/dehydratase family protein, producing the protein MGKTILLTGATGFVGRQIHRALLDAGHSVVAVVRPHSASILTVEGRAARVIEAADVFAQSADWWAAQCQGCDAVIHAAWYVEAGKYLDSPLNFHCVTGSLALAQGAARAGVTHFIGLGTCVEYRLPSDHLTVDSPLEPKTLYAAAKLSTYQMLDRYFAGLGLGFSWCRIFYLYGEGEHPARLVPYLRQRLEQGAVAKLSKGTQWRDFLDVKEAGKMIAGVIDTGQTGAINICSGKAITIRALAERIADDYGRRDLLEFGTAEIHPADPLAVVGVCNVEAIKPASGGMAAG; encoded by the coding sequence ATGGGCAAGACTATTCTGTTGACGGGCGCGACGGGCTTTGTCGGGAGGCAGATCCACCGTGCTCTGCTGGACGCAGGGCATAGCGTGGTGGCTGTCGTCCGGCCGCACTCCGCAAGCATTCTTACGGTAGAAGGCCGTGCCGCGAGAGTGATCGAGGCGGCGGATGTCTTTGCACAATCGGCCGATTGGTGGGCGGCCCAATGCCAGGGCTGCGACGCTGTCATCCACGCCGCCTGGTATGTGGAGGCGGGAAAATACCTGGATTCGCCGCTGAATTTTCACTGCGTCACCGGCAGCCTGGCCCTGGCGCAAGGGGCTGCCCGCGCTGGCGTCACCCATTTCATCGGCCTTGGTACCTGTGTTGAATATCGCCTGCCGTCGGACCACTTGACTGTGGATTCACCCCTTGAGCCGAAGACGCTTTATGCCGCTGCGAAGCTTTCCACCTACCAGATGTTGGATCGGTATTTCGCAGGCCTTGGCCTGGGGTTTTCCTGGTGCCGGATCTTTTATCTCTACGGAGAAGGCGAACATCCGGCCCGTCTTGTGCCTTACCTGAGGCAGCGCCTCGAGCAAGGTGCCGTTGCCAAGCTTTCCAAAGGCACGCAATGGCGCGATTTTCTGGATGTGAAAGAGGCCGGAAAAATGATTGCCGGGGTGATCGATACCGGACAGACTGGCGCGATCAATATCTGTTCCGGCAAAGCAATCACCATTCGGGCGCTGGCCGAACGCATTGCCGATGACTATGGCCGTCGCGACCTGCTGGAATTCGGCACGGCGGAGATCCATCCTGCCGATCCCCTGGCGGTGGTCGGCGTGTGCAATGTTGAGGCGATCAAGCCTGCCTCAGGAGGAATGGCTGCAGGTTGA
- a CDS encoding cephalosporin hydroxylase family protein, which produces MTTVEDFKALVSRNIQSIGESKEFLDLSNRWIESCIPLGYMYNFSWLGRPIIQIPQDSYAIQEMIWSVKPDLVIETGIAHGGSLVMSASMLAMIDYCEAVEKGEMLDPKSSRRKVLGIDIDIRAHNRAAIEAHPMSHKISMIEGSSVAPDIIAQVQDIAKDYEKVMVFLDSNHTHEHVLQELELYAPLVSKGSYCAVWDTLVEDMPESMYPERPWGPGDNPRTAVWEYMRGLEQEGRTAADGTPLHLEYDHALEHKIAITVSRDGFLRRV; this is translated from the coding sequence ATGACTACTGTCGAAGATTTCAAGGCTTTGGTAAGCCGTAACATCCAGTCGATCGGCGAGAGCAAGGAATTCCTCGATTTGTCCAATCGCTGGATCGAATCATGCATACCGCTGGGCTATATGTATAATTTCAGCTGGCTGGGCCGGCCCATCATCCAGATCCCGCAGGACAGCTATGCCATCCAGGAGATGATCTGGTCGGTCAAACCGGATTTGGTGATCGAAACCGGCATAGCCCATGGCGGCTCGCTGGTGATGAGCGCCTCCATGCTGGCGATGATCGATTATTGCGAGGCTGTAGAAAAAGGCGAAATGCTGGACCCCAAGTCCAGCCGCCGCAAGGTGCTCGGCATCGATATCGACATCCGCGCCCATAACCGCGCCGCCATCGAGGCCCATCCGATGAGCCACAAGATCAGCATGATAGAGGGCTCGTCCGTCGCGCCTGACATCATTGCTCAGGTCCAAGATATCGCCAAGGACTACGAAAAGGTCATGGTTTTCCTCGATTCCAACCATACCCATGAGCATGTCTTGCAGGAACTGGAGCTTTACGCGCCGCTTGTCTCCAAGGGCTCCTATTGCGCGGTCTGGGATACGCTGGTGGAGGACATGCCGGAAAGCATGTATCCTGAACGGCCCTGGGGTCCAGGCGACAACCCCAGAACCGCAGTCTGGGAATATATGCGAGGCCTAGAGCAGGAAGGCCGTACGGCTGCCGATGGCACGCCGCTGCACCTTGAATACGACCACGCGCTGGAGCACAAAATCGCCATCACCGTTTCACGCGATGGATTTCTGCGGCGGGTGTGA
- a CDS encoding glycosyltransferase family 2 protein, giving the protein MTDKPTLSICVPSRNRQIYFQKTIEGLLRNTRTDVEFIFTDNSDDPTVMNDFMADLATDKRIVYLPTTDRVLSMMDNWERTIHASRGEWVVFIGDDDFIEPDVAGLILRIVEINPAMEALTWGILNYSWPVEGEAVCTVVVPFDRSVMRVPRAEPMRRMFGWHESTSVPTSGFSIYHSAIRRRLLDRIYAKYHHRYFEHPVVDYDIAMKVICEAQDFVVCQRPFSMLGACPQSNSFSIGRLEDTKMRAKIFMDEFGKNFEEDPTLRDFPFSSFLGCTATIGVTQQWFRKTYNVNYTGWEKGYAIACALNTETYRDREAFDIIRAGYETAFRNWQGGRFLSHYQPVWRGDIPVTPMSGATSAGVMVLADIAGATSPAELWDVVSAMIVAPDDILVRPTGLRLQSEEEFATNELMRLEGNMRVGSSEKAVPGKPVAMRNDRHTRGRRR; this is encoded by the coding sequence ATGACCGACAAGCCAACCCTTTCGATTTGTGTGCCTTCGCGCAACCGGCAAATCTATTTCCAGAAGACCATCGAGGGCTTGCTGCGCAACACGCGTACCGATGTCGAGTTCATTTTTACCGACAATTCCGACGATCCCACCGTGATGAACGATTTCATGGCGGACCTCGCGACGGATAAGCGTATTGTCTATCTTCCTACAACCGATCGTGTCCTGTCGATGATGGACAATTGGGAGCGGACGATTCATGCCAGCCGAGGCGAGTGGGTGGTGTTCATCGGCGACGACGATTTCATCGAGCCTGACGTCGCCGGACTGATCCTGCGGATTGTCGAGATTAATCCGGCTATGGAGGCATTAACCTGGGGGATTTTGAATTATTCCTGGCCGGTTGAAGGAGAAGCGGTCTGTACCGTGGTTGTGCCGTTTGATCGAAGCGTTATGCGTGTACCCAGGGCGGAACCGATGCGCCGGATGTTTGGCTGGCACGAGTCGACATCCGTTCCAACGTCGGGCTTTTCCATTTACCATTCCGCTATCAGGCGAAGGCTGCTGGATCGGATCTATGCCAAATATCATCACCGTTACTTTGAGCATCCCGTTGTTGACTACGATATTGCGATGAAAGTGATCTGCGAAGCGCAGGACTTCGTGGTGTGCCAACGGCCATTCTCAATGCTCGGAGCCTGCCCCCAGAGCAATTCTTTTTCCATCGGTCGCTTGGAAGACACCAAGATGCGGGCCAAAATTTTCATGGACGAATTCGGCAAGAATTTTGAAGAAGACCCGACGCTGCGGGATTTCCCATTCAGCTCCTTTCTGGGCTGTACGGCGACCATTGGCGTCACCCAGCAATGGTTCCGGAAGACTTATAATGTCAACTATACGGGGTGGGAAAAGGGCTATGCAATCGCCTGCGCACTCAATACCGAAACCTATCGAGACAGGGAGGCCTTTGACATCATTCGCGCAGGTTACGAGACGGCCTTCCGCAATTGGCAGGGGGGAAGGTTTCTTTCACATTACCAACCGGTGTGGCGCGGCGACATACCCGTGACGCCCATGAGCGGTGCGACCTCTGCCGGGGTGATGGTGCTTGCCGATATCGCTGGGGCAACGTCCCCTGCCGAGCTTTGGGATGTCGTTTCGGCGATGATTGTGGCTCCCGACGATATTCTCGTCCGTCCGACAGGCTTGCGTCTGCAGAGCGAAGAGGAGTTTGCCACGAATGAACTTATGCGGCTCGAAGGAAATATGCGTGTTGGCAGTTCTGAAAAGGCAGTTCCCGGCAAGCCGGTCGCCATGCGCAATGACCGACATACCAGAGGCCGGCGGCGCTGA
- a CDS encoding class I SAM-dependent methyltransferase: MRPFLDLGTAPPSNSYVKAEDLAKPELWYPLVIRVCEDCLLVQTEDFAARETFFSHDYAYFSSFSSSWLAHAKIYVEAMTDRFGLGEGAKVVEVAANDGYLLQYVRERGIACLGVEPTASTARAARDKGIDIVEEFFGVELAKKLVADGWAADLTAANNVLAHVPDINDFVAGFAQLLKPEGVATFEFPHLMNMIAERQFDTAYHEHYSYLSLLAVDRIFAANGLMVFDVETTPWHGGSLRVLACRADSKAHVRTPAVEAMLARESAAGLDAVTGYDGFQTEAEAVRDDFLSFLIDCNRKGLSVAAYGAAAKGNTLLNFAGIKAGQIAFVIDKNPAKQGMFLPGSRVPIVSEEVLKTRKPDRLVILPWNLTAEIKQQLSYIADWGGKFVTAVPNLTVHP; encoded by the coding sequence ATGCGACCCTTTCTCGATCTCGGCACCGCGCCGCCCTCCAATTCCTATGTGAAGGCCGAGGATCTGGCAAAGCCGGAGCTTTGGTATCCGTTGGTCATCCGGGTCTGCGAAGACTGCCTTTTGGTGCAGACCGAGGACTTCGCCGCCCGCGAAACCTTCTTTTCCCACGACTATGCCTATTTTTCCTCGTTTTCCTCGTCCTGGCTGGCGCATGCCAAAATCTATGTCGAGGCGATGACGGATCGCTTCGGGCTTGGCGAAGGGGCAAAAGTGGTGGAAGTGGCCGCCAATGACGGTTATCTGCTGCAATATGTGCGCGAACGCGGCATCGCCTGCCTGGGTGTGGAGCCAACGGCCAGCACGGCACGGGCCGCGCGCGACAAGGGTATTGATATCGTCGAAGAGTTTTTCGGCGTGGAACTGGCGAAAAAGCTGGTGGCCGACGGCTGGGCCGCCGATCTGACCGCCGCCAACAATGTGCTGGCGCATGTGCCTGACATCAACGATTTCGTCGCAGGCTTTGCCCAATTGCTGAAACCGGAGGGCGTTGCTACCTTCGAATTTCCGCATCTGATGAACATGATCGCCGAGCGCCAGTTCGATACGGCCTATCACGAGCATTATTCCTATCTGTCGCTGCTGGCCGTCGATCGGATTTTTGCCGCTAACGGCCTGATGGTGTTCGATGTGGAAACCACGCCCTGGCATGGCGGTAGCCTGCGGGTGCTGGCCTGCCGGGCTGACAGCAAGGCCCATGTCCGCACACCGGCTGTCGAGGCGATGCTGGCGCGTGAAAGTGCGGCCGGTCTTGATGCCGTGACCGGCTATGACGGTTTCCAGACTGAGGCCGAAGCCGTGCGCGACGATTTCCTGTCCTTCCTGATCGACTGCAACCGCAAAGGCCTGTCTGTTGCCGCCTACGGTGCAGCGGCCAAGGGCAATACGCTGTTGAACTTCGCCGGCATCAAAGCCGGTCAGATTGCTTTCGTCATCGACAAGAACCCGGCCAAGCAAGGCATGTTCCTTCCCGGAAGCCGCGTGCCGATTGTTTCGGAAGAGGTTCTGAAAACCCGTAAACCTGACAGACTGGTGATCCTCCCATGGAATCTGACGGCAGAAATCAAACAACAGCTTTCCTATATCGCCGATTGGGGTGGGAAATTCGTGACCGCGGTGCCGAACCTGACAGTCCATCCATAA
- a CDS encoding dTDP-4-dehydrorhamnose 3,5-epimerase family protein: MSQRFQPEHTAIPGLTLLTRSRFGDERGFLSRLFCGEELAAFGWPGPVLQVNETGTAQKGTVRGMHFQHAPFAEWKLVTCVEGVILDVAVDLRKGSPSFLQHVCVELSGNNCRSLLIPPGFAHGFQALSDTVRMIYTHSAPYRAEAEGGLHPQDARIGITWPLPVERLSARDQSHPRIHADFEGLIA, translated from the coding sequence ATGAGCCAACGTTTCCAGCCCGAACACACCGCGATTCCCGGCCTGACGCTGTTGACCCGCAGCCGGTTTGGCGACGAACGTGGTTTTCTCAGCCGGTTGTTTTGCGGTGAAGAACTTGCAGCTTTTGGCTGGCCGGGGCCGGTCTTGCAGGTCAATGAAACCGGAACGGCACAAAAAGGCACTGTGCGTGGTATGCATTTTCAACATGCGCCTTTTGCCGAATGGAAACTGGTGACCTGCGTCGAAGGCGTGATCCTCGATGTGGCGGTGGATCTGCGTAAGGGCTCGCCGAGCTTTCTCCAGCATGTCTGCGTCGAGCTGTCGGGCAACAATTGCCGCTCGCTGCTGATCCCGCCGGGCTTTGCCCATGGCTTTCAGGCACTGAGCGACACCGTGCGGATGATTTATACCCATTCCGCGCCTTACCGTGCTGAGGCTGAAGGCGGGCTTCACCCGCAGGATGCAAGGATCGGCATCACCTGGCCTTTGCCGGTTGAGCGGCTGTCAGCCCGAGACCAGAGCCATCCGCGGATCCATGCTGATTTTGAAGGACTGATTGCATGA
- the rfbG gene encoding CDP-glucose 4,6-dehydratase — translation MEELVMMIDRQFWAGKRVLLTGHTGFKGSWLALWLTQMGAQVSGLALAPQTTPNLCGLLTGHDNHAEGGICDLRDRIAVAALVARVKPQIVFHLAAQPLVRLGYRDPVATFETNVQGTVHVLEALRISPDVKSIVVITTDKVYENAETGKAFVETDPLGGHDPYSASKAAAEIIVSSYRSSFFAARGVGLATARAGNVIGGGDWAEDRLIPDAVRAWSLGAPLDVRRPNAVRPWQHVLEPLAGYIAMAHHLWCDPASLTALNFGPDHAGAACVADVLSLAVRHFGRGEVVLGDGSDGPHEAGYLMLDSSKACMTLGYRPVWSLEETVARTMNWYRRLAAGASARDLCLADIADYAHGLGMDVRQAG, via the coding sequence ATGGAAGAGCTGGTGATGATGATCGACCGACAGTTCTGGGCCGGAAAACGGGTGCTGCTGACCGGCCATACCGGCTTTAAGGGCAGCTGGCTGGCGCTTTGGCTGACGCAAATGGGCGCCCAGGTCAGCGGTCTGGCGCTTGCGCCACAGACAACGCCCAACCTGTGCGGCCTGTTGACCGGTCATGATAATCACGCCGAGGGCGGCATTTGCGATCTGCGTGACCGTATTGCGGTGGCGGCCCTCGTTGCCCGGGTAAAGCCGCAGATCGTCTTTCATCTGGCCGCCCAGCCGCTGGTGCGGCTTGGCTACCGCGATCCCGTGGCGACCTTTGAAACCAATGTGCAAGGCACGGTGCATGTGCTGGAAGCGCTTCGGATTTCCCCGGATGTGAAGTCCATCGTCGTCATCACCACCGACAAGGTCTATGAGAACGCCGAGACCGGCAAGGCCTTTGTCGAGACCGATCCGCTCGGCGGTCACGATCCCTATAGCGCCAGCAAGGCGGCGGCAGAGATCATCGTCTCCAGCTACCGGTCGTCGTTTTTTGCAGCACGCGGCGTCGGTCTTGCCACGGCGCGGGCCGGCAATGTCATCGGCGGTGGCGATTGGGCTGAGGACCGGTTGATCCCGGATGCGGTGCGCGCCTGGAGTCTCGGTGCGCCGCTCGACGTGCGCCGACCGAACGCGGTCCGCCCCTGGCAGCATGTTCTGGAGCCCTTGGCGGGTTACATCGCCATGGCCCACCATCTGTGGTGTGATCCGGCCTCGCTGACAGCGTTGAATTTCGGCCCTGACCATGCGGGTGCGGCTTGCGTTGCGGATGTTCTGTCTCTGGCCGTCAGGCATTTTGGCAGGGGCGAGGTGGTGCTGGGCGATGGCAGCGATGGTCCCCATGAAGCCGGTTATCTGATGCTCGACAGCTCCAAAGCTTGCATGACACTGGGCTACAGGCCTGTCTGGTCGCTAGAAGAAACCGTGGCGCGCACCATGAACTGGTATCGACGGCTCGCCGCTGGCGCATCGGCCAGAGACCTGTGCCTTGCCGATATCGCCGATTATGCCCATGGTCTCGGCATGGATGTGAGGCAGGCGGGATGA
- the rfbF gene encoding glucose-1-phosphate cytidylyltransferase, with product MKAVILAGGLGTRISEETHLRPKPMIEIGGRPILWHIMKLYYAHGIREFIICCGFKGYIIKEYFANYGLHMSDITFDLSDNRLEFHRKSAENWRVTLIDTGESSMTGGRLKRVASYLKDEEAFCFTYGDGLSDLDISATLRFHKEHGKLATVTAVQPPARYGALKMDGPMVRGFVEKPVGEAGYINGGFFVLSPKCIDRIAGDDMPWEAEPLTSLAEDGELCAYLHNGFWQPMDTLRDKNHLEDLWAGGSPPWKSW from the coding sequence ATGAAGGCGGTTATCCTGGCTGGCGGTCTCGGCACGCGGATTTCCGAAGAGACCCATTTACGGCCAAAGCCGATGATCGAGATCGGCGGGCGGCCGATCCTCTGGCACATCATGAAGCTCTATTACGCTCATGGCATCCGTGAATTCATCATCTGCTGCGGGTTTAAAGGCTATATTATCAAGGAATATTTCGCCAATTACGGTCTGCATATGTCGGATATCACCTTCGATCTCTCCGATAACCGGCTGGAATTTCATCGCAAGAGTGCCGAAAATTGGCGTGTGACCCTGATCGATACCGGTGAAAGCTCGATGACCGGAGGACGGCTGAAGCGAGTCGCGTCCTATCTCAAGGACGAGGAAGCGTTCTGCTTTACCTATGGTGATGGCCTCTCCGATCTGGATATTTCCGCCACACTGCGGTTTCACAAGGAGCATGGCAAGCTTGCGACAGTGACCGCCGTGCAGCCGCCAGCTCGCTACGGCGCCCTGAAAATGGACGGGCCGATGGTGCGTGGCTTCGTGGAAAAGCCGGTGGGCGAGGCGGGCTATATCAATGGCGGCTTCTTCGTGTTGTCGCCCAAATGCATCGACCGGATCGCTGGCGATGACATGCCGTGGGAAGCCGAACCATTGACCAGCCTTGCCGAAGACGGCGAGCTTTGCGCCTATCTGCACAACGGTTTCTGGCAGCCAATGGATACGCTGCGTGACAAGAACCACCTGGAAGATCTGTGGGCCGGTGGTAGCCCGCCATGGAAGAGCTGGTGA
- a CDS encoding pyridoxal phosphate-dependent aminotransferase, protein MSLPAGPSLISSLSRRATSAPESGIVEIINYARGRDNLLPLWAGEGDLPSPDFINRAASDALLGGETFYTWQRGIPELRQALSDYYRRHFAVSLPSEHFYVTGSGMQAIQLAVQAMTGPGDEMIYLSPCWPNIVAAIEISGAKAVGVEIGYEHGAWQLDLGQIEKAITPKTKALFINTPSNPTGWTASLDDLRAILALARKHGLWILADEIYALYYFAGPSRAPSFLDVMEEGDRVMFGNSFSKNWSMTGWRVGWLVAPPEIGQVLENLIQYSTSGVAQFMQRGAVAALDHGDQFVAENIQRARTSRDILLDALIATNRVRSVKPDGALYAFMEIDGVTDSRAAAMDIVDKTGVALAPGSAFGAGGGSFLRACFLRDPRQIEDAAARLSDYIARL, encoded by the coding sequence ATGTCTTTGCCTGCCGGTCCATCCCTGATTTCCAGCCTTAGCCGCCGCGCCACATCCGCGCCGGAAAGCGGTATTGTCGAGATTATCAACTATGCGCGTGGGCGCGATAATCTCCTGCCGCTCTGGGCCGGGGAAGGCGACCTGCCGAGCCCTGATTTCATCAATCGGGCCGCAAGCGATGCGCTTCTGGGCGGCGAGACCTTCTATACCTGGCAACGCGGCATTCCCGAACTGCGTCAGGCGCTCTCTGATTACTACCGGCGGCATTTCGCCGTCAGCCTGCCGAGCGAGCATTTCTATGTGACCGGCTCCGGCATGCAGGCCATCCAGCTTGCCGTGCAGGCAATGACCGGGCCGGGCGACGAGATGATCTACCTTTCCCCCTGCTGGCCGAACATCGTCGCGGCCATCGAAATCAGTGGGGCAAAGGCTGTCGGTGTGGAGATCGGCTATGAGCATGGTGCCTGGCAGCTGGATCTCGGGCAGATCGAAAAGGCGATTACGCCCAAAACCAAGGCGCTGTTCATCAATACGCCGTCCAACCCGACCGGCTGGACGGCCAGCCTCGATGATCTGCGCGCCATTCTCGCGCTTGCCCGCAAGCACGGTCTTTGGATTCTCGCGGATGAAATCTACGCGCTTTATTATTTCGCTGGCCCCTCCCGTGCTCCTTCCTTCCTGGATGTGATGGAAGAGGGTGACCGGGTGATGTTTGGCAATTCCTTTTCCAAGAACTGGTCGATGACCGGCTGGCGGGTCGGCTGGCTGGTGGCACCACCGGAAATCGGTCAGGTACTGGAAAACCTCATTCAATATTCCACCTCTGGCGTGGCGCAGTTCATGCAGCGCGGCGCGGTGGCGGCCTTGGACCACGGCGATCAATTCGTCGCCGAAAACATCCAGCGGGCCCGCACCTCGCGCGATATCCTGCTGGATGCGCTGATTGCCACCAACAGGGTCCGTTCCGTCAAGCCGGATGGCGCGCTTTACGCCTTCATGGAAATCGATGGCGTCACCGACAGCCGGGCAGCGGCCATGGATATCGTCGATAAAACCGGCGTGGCGCTGGCGCCCGGATCGGCGTTCGGGGCAGGGGGCGGTTCGTTCCTGCGCGCCTGCTTCCTGCGCGATCCACGCCAGATCGAGGATGCGGCTGCACGGTTGAGCGATTACATTGCCCGGCTGTAG
- the mscL gene encoding large conductance mechanosensitive channel protein MscL has product MFKEFKSFIARGNVMDLAVGVIIGGAFGLIVTSLVNDIVMPVVGVVFGGFDFSNYFLPLSDKVTAQTLAEARKQGAVFAYGNFLTVAINFVILAWIIFLMVKGVNVLRKQLEHDEKQGKPTPPPPADVVLLTEIRDLLKAQQSNGVEASSGRIEPGKP; this is encoded by the coding sequence GTGTTCAAAGAATTCAAGTCGTTCATTGCCAGGGGCAATGTCATGGATCTGGCCGTCGGTGTCATCATTGGTGGCGCCTTCGGTTTGATCGTTACCTCGTTGGTCAACGATATCGTCATGCCGGTGGTTGGCGTGGTGTTCGGCGGGTTCGATTTTTCCAATTATTTCCTGCCGCTCAGCGACAAGGTCACGGCCCAGACGCTGGCCGAAGCACGCAAACAGGGCGCGGTGTTCGCCTATGGCAACTTCCTGACCGTCGCCATCAATTTCGTCATTCTGGCCTGGATCATTTTCCTGATGGTCAAGGGGGTCAATGTTCTGCGTAAACAGCTGGAACATGATGAAAAACAGGGCAAGCCCACACCGCCGCCACCGGCAGACGTCGTGCTATTGACAGAGATCCGTGATTTGCTGAAGGCGCAGCAGAGCAACGGAGTTGAAGCGTCTTCAGGACGTATTGAGCCAGGCAAGCCTTGA